One window from the genome of Eucalyptus grandis isolate ANBG69807.140 chromosome 7, ASM1654582v1, whole genome shotgun sequence encodes:
- the LOC104454494 gene encoding exportin-7 isoform X2, with product MESLAQLEALCERLYNSQDSAERAHAENTLKCFSVNTDYISQCQYILDNALTPYALMLASSSLLKQVTEHTLALQLRLDIRNYLINYLATRGPKLQPFVTASLIQLLCRITKFGWFDDDRFRDVVKEATDFLSQATSDHYAIGLKILNQLVSEMNQSNVGLPSTHHRRVACSFRDQSLSQIFQISLTSLHQLKNDVASRLQELALSLTLKCLSFDFVGTSIDESSEEFGTVQIPSSWRMVLEDPSTLQIFFDYYAIGNAPLSKEALECLVRLASVRRSLFTNDAARSKFLAHLMTGTKEILQTGQGLADHDNYHEFCRLLGRFRVNYQLSELVNVEGYGDWIRLVAAFTLKSLQSWQWASSSVYYLLGLWSRLVTSVPYLKGDAPSLLEEFVPKITEGFITSRFDSIQAGFPDDPSENPLDNVELLQDQLDCFPYLCRFQYESSSLYIIQMMEPILQTYTERARLSGGDSSDLSIIEAKLAWIVHIIAAIVKMKQCIGCSMESQEVLDAELSARVLQLINVTDTGLHSQRYGELSKQRLDRALLTFFQHFRKSYVGDQAMHSSKLYARLSELLGIHDHLLLLNVIMSKIATNLKCYTESEEVIDHTLSLFLELASGYMTGKLLLKLDSVKFIIANHTREHFPFLEEYRCSRSRTTFYYIIGWLIFLEDSPLKFKSSMEPLLQVFISLESTPDSMFRTDAVKYALIGLMRDLRGIAMATNSRRTYGLLFDWLYPAHMPLLLKGISHWSDTPEVTTPMLKFMAEFVLNKAQRLTFDSSSPNGILLFREVSKLIVAYGSRILSLPNAADIYAFKYKGIWISFTILSRALAGNYVNFGVFELYGDRALSDALDIALKMTLSIPLADILAYRKLTRAYFAFLEVLFSSHIVFILNLDASTFMHIVGSLESGLKGLDTNISSQCASAVDNLAAFYFNNITMGEAPNSAAAINLARHIADCPTLFPEILKTLFEIVLFEDCGNQWSLSRPMLSLILISEQIFSDLKAQILASQLVDQHQRLSLCFDKLMADVTRSLDSKNRDKFTQNLTVFRHEFRVK from the exons ATGGAGAGCTTGGCACAACTAGAGGCGCTGTGCGAGAGGCTGTACAATTCGCAGGACTCAGCTGAACGGGCGCATGCCGAGAACACTCTGAAATGCTTCTCAGTTAACACAGATTACATCTCGCAGTGCCAGTATATCCTTGACAATGCTTTGACCCCTTACGCGTTGATGCTTGCTAGTTCGAGCTTACTGAAGCAAGTCACCGAGCATACCCTTGCTCTACAGCTGCGTCTTGATATCC GAAACTACCTGATTAACTATCTCGCAACCAGAGGACCGAAACTACAGCCTTTTGTAACGGCATCATTGATTCAACTTCTGTGCCGTATAACGAAGTTCGGGTGGTTTGATGATGACAGATTTCGTGACGTGGTGAAAGAAGCAACGGACTTTTTGAGCCAG GCAACATCTGATCATTATGCCATTGGTTTGAAGATATTGAATCAGCTTGTTTCAGAAATGAACCAG TCTAATGTAGGCCTGCCATCAACACACCACAGAAGGGTTGCTTGCTCCTTTAGGGATCAATCACTTTCCCAGATATTCCAGATATCCTTGACATCTCTGCATCAACTGAAAAATGATG TAGCAAGTCGTCTACAAGAGCTAGCACTCTCGCTCACTCTTAAGTGTTTGTCATTTGATTTTGTGGGGACCTCTATTGATGAAAGTTCAGAAGAGTTTGGTACGGTTCAG ATTccatcatcttggaggatggtTTTGGAGGATCCTTCTACTCTCCAGATCTTTTTTGATTATTATGCTATTGGAAATGCTCCTCTTTCAAAAGAG GCACTTGAATGCTTGGTGCGCTTAGCTTCAGTAAGACGTTCTCTGTTTACGAATGATGCGGCTCGTTCCAAGTTCTTGGCGCATCTGATGACGGGAACTAAAGAAATTTTGCAAACAGGACAAG GTCTTGCTGATCATGACAATTACCATGAGTTTTGTCGACTTCTCGGGCGCTTTAGAGTAAATTATCAG TTGTCAGAACTTGTCAATGTGGAAGGCTACGGTGACTGGATACGGTTGGTAGCGGCGTTTACTTTAAAGTCCTTGCAATCTTGGCAG TGGGCTAGCAGCAGTGTATACTACCTTCTGGGATTGTGGTCAAGATTGGTGACATCTGTACCCTACTTGAAGGGTGATGCACCAAGCTTGCTGGAGGAGTTTGTGCCTAAGATCACCGAAGGATTTATTACTTCACGGTTTGATTCCATACAG GCTGGATTTCCAGATGATCCCTCAGAGAACCCATTGGACAATGTTGAACTTCTTCAGGATCAGCTTGACTGCTTCCCTTATCTCTGTAGATTTCAG TATGAGAGCAGTAGTTTGTACATAATACAAATGATGGAGCCTATTTTGCAAACATACACG GAGAGAGCACGATTATCAGGAGGTGACAGTAGTGATCTGTCGATTATTGAAGCTAAACTGGCTTGGATTGTCCATATAATTGCCGCTATAGTCAAAATGAAGCAATGCATTGGTTGCAG TATGGAGTCACAAGAAGTGCTTGATGCAGAACTTTCTGCTCGTGTTCTGCAGTTAATTAATGTGACAGACACTGGGTTGCACAGTCAG AGATACGGTGAACTGAGCAAGCAAAGGCTTGATCGAGCATTACTTACCTTCTTTCAGCACTTCAGAAAGTCTTATGTTGGTGATCAGGCAATGCATTCCTCAAAA TTATACGCCCGGTTGTCTGAGCTTCTCGGAATTCATGATCATTTGTTACTTTTGAATGTGATTATGAGCAAGATTGCTACCAATCTTAAATGCTACACTgag AGTGAAGAAGTCATCGATCACACCTTAAGTTTGTTTTTGGAGCTGGCTTCGGG CTACATGACTGGAAAGCTCCTTTTGAAGTTGGACTCTGTTAAATTCATAATTGCAAATCACACG AGGGAGCACTTTCCATTTTTGGAGGAATACAGATGCTCGCGCAGCAGGACAACGTTCTATTATATTATCGGCTGGCTAATTTTCCTGGAGGATAGCcccttgaaatttaaatcatcgATGGAGCCCCTATTGCAA GTTTTCATAAGCTTGGAATCAACACCTGACTCGATGTTCCGTACAGATGCTGTAAAGTATGCATTGATTGGGTTAATGAGGGATCTGAGAGGAATTGCAATGGCTACAAATAG TCGGAGAACGTATGGGCTTCTTTTTGATTGGCTATATCCAGCTCATATGCCACTTCTTTTGAAAGGCATCTCTCATTGGTCTGATACGCCAGAG GTTACTACCCCAATGTTGAAATTCATGGCTGAGTTTGTGTTGAACAAAGCCCAGCGTCTTACGTTTGATTCATCTTCGCCCAACGGAATACTTCTTTTCCGTGAAGTCAGTAAATTGATTGTAGcctatgggtcaagaatatTGTCCCTCCCAAATGCTGCCGATATATATGCTTTCAAGTACAAGGGGATCTGGATTTCTTTCACTATTCTGTCTAGAG CTCTAGCGGGCAATTATGTCAACTTTGGTGTGTTCGAACTTTATGGTGATAGGGCACTTTCAGATGCACTTGATATAGCCTTGAAGATGACACTTTCAATTCCTCTTGCTGATATCTTAGCATATAGGAAG TTAACAAGAGCCTACTTTGCATTCCTAGAGGTCTTATTCAGCAGCCACATAGTTTTTATTCTGAATCTCGACGCAAGTACCTTCATGCATATTGTTGGTTCACTTGAATCGGGTCTTAAAGGTTTGGATACAAATATCTCATCTCAG TGTGCATCTGCTGTTGATAATTTGGCAGCATTCTACTTCAACAACATCACAATGGGTGAGGCTCCCAATTCAGCTGCTGCAATAAATCTTGCTCGACATATTGCAGATTGCCCAACCTTGTTTCCAGAA ATATTAAAGACTTTGTTTGAGATCGTTTTATTCGAGGACTGTGGAAACCAATGGAGTCTTAGCAGACCAATGCTCAGCTTGATCCTCATCAGTGAGCAA ATATTCTCGGATTTGAAGGCTCAGATTTTGGCATCACAA CTGGTGGATCAGCATCAAAGGCTTTCGCTGTGTTTCGACAAACTGATGGCTGATGTCACTCGAAGCCTAGATTCGAAGAACAGGGATAAGTTCACTCAGAACCTAACTGTTTTCAGGCACGAATTTCGGGTCAAGTAA
- the LOC104454494 gene encoding exportin-7 isoform X3 encodes MESLAQLEALCERLYNSQDSAERAHAENTLKCFSVNTDYISQCQYILDNALTPYALMLASSSLLKQVTEHTLALQLRLDIRNYLINYLATRGPKLQPFVTASLIQLLCRITKFGWFDDDRFRDVVKEATDFLSQATSDHYAIGLKILNQLVSEMNQSNVGLPSTHHRRVACSFRDQSLSQIFQISLTSLHQLKNDASRLQELALSLTLKCLSFDFVGTSIDESSEEFGTVQIPSSWRMVLEDPSTLQIFFDYYAIGNAPLSKEALECLVRLASVRRSLFTNDAARSKFLAHLMTGTKEILQTGQGLADHDNYHEFCRLLGRFRVNYQLSELVNVEGYGDWIRLVAAFTLKSLQSWQWASSSVYYLLGLWSRLVTSVPYLKGDAPSLLEEFVPKITEGFITSRFDSIQAGFPDDPSENPLDNVELLQDQLDCFPYLCRFQYESSSLYIIQMMEPILQTYTERARLSGGDSSDLSIIEAKLAWIVHIIAAIVKMKQCIGCSMESQEVLDAELSARVLQLINVTDTGLHSQRYGELSKQRLDRALLTFFQHFRKSYVGDQAMHSSKQLYARLSELLGIHDHLLLLNVIMSKIATNLKCYTESEEVIDHTLSLFLELASGYMTGKLLLKLDSVKFIIANHTREHFPFLEEYRCSRSRTTFYYIIGWLIFLEDSPLKFKSSMEPLLQVFISLESTPDSMFRTDAVKYALIGLMRDLRGIAMATNSRRTYGLLFDWLYPAHMPLLLKGISHWSDTPEVTTPMLKFMAEFVLNKAQRLTFDSSSPNGILLFREVSKLIVAYGSRILSLPNAADIYAFKYKGIWISFTILSRALAGNYVNFGVFELYGDRALSDALDIALKMTLSIPLADILAYRKLTRAYFAFLEVLFSSHIVFILNLDASTFMHIVGSLESGLKGLDTNISSQCASAVDNLAAFYFNNITMGEAPNSAAAINLARHIADCPTLFPEILKTLFEIVLFEDCGNQWSLSRPMLSLILISEQIFSDLKAQILASQLVDQHQRLSLCFDKLMADVTRSLDSKNRDKFTQNLTVFRHEFRVK; translated from the exons ATGGAGAGCTTGGCACAACTAGAGGCGCTGTGCGAGAGGCTGTACAATTCGCAGGACTCAGCTGAACGGGCGCATGCCGAGAACACTCTGAAATGCTTCTCAGTTAACACAGATTACATCTCGCAGTGCCAGTATATCCTTGACAATGCTTTGACCCCTTACGCGTTGATGCTTGCTAGTTCGAGCTTACTGAAGCAAGTCACCGAGCATACCCTTGCTCTACAGCTGCGTCTTGATATCC GAAACTACCTGATTAACTATCTCGCAACCAGAGGACCGAAACTACAGCCTTTTGTAACGGCATCATTGATTCAACTTCTGTGCCGTATAACGAAGTTCGGGTGGTTTGATGATGACAGATTTCGTGACGTGGTGAAAGAAGCAACGGACTTTTTGAGCCAG GCAACATCTGATCATTATGCCATTGGTTTGAAGATATTGAATCAGCTTGTTTCAGAAATGAACCAG TCTAATGTAGGCCTGCCATCAACACACCACAGAAGGGTTGCTTGCTCCTTTAGGGATCAATCACTTTCCCAGATATTCCAGATATCCTTGACATCTCTGCATCAACTGAAAAATGATG CAAGTCGTCTACAAGAGCTAGCACTCTCGCTCACTCTTAAGTGTTTGTCATTTGATTTTGTGGGGACCTCTATTGATGAAAGTTCAGAAGAGTTTGGTACGGTTCAG ATTccatcatcttggaggatggtTTTGGAGGATCCTTCTACTCTCCAGATCTTTTTTGATTATTATGCTATTGGAAATGCTCCTCTTTCAAAAGAG GCACTTGAATGCTTGGTGCGCTTAGCTTCAGTAAGACGTTCTCTGTTTACGAATGATGCGGCTCGTTCCAAGTTCTTGGCGCATCTGATGACGGGAACTAAAGAAATTTTGCAAACAGGACAAG GTCTTGCTGATCATGACAATTACCATGAGTTTTGTCGACTTCTCGGGCGCTTTAGAGTAAATTATCAG TTGTCAGAACTTGTCAATGTGGAAGGCTACGGTGACTGGATACGGTTGGTAGCGGCGTTTACTTTAAAGTCCTTGCAATCTTGGCAG TGGGCTAGCAGCAGTGTATACTACCTTCTGGGATTGTGGTCAAGATTGGTGACATCTGTACCCTACTTGAAGGGTGATGCACCAAGCTTGCTGGAGGAGTTTGTGCCTAAGATCACCGAAGGATTTATTACTTCACGGTTTGATTCCATACAG GCTGGATTTCCAGATGATCCCTCAGAGAACCCATTGGACAATGTTGAACTTCTTCAGGATCAGCTTGACTGCTTCCCTTATCTCTGTAGATTTCAG TATGAGAGCAGTAGTTTGTACATAATACAAATGATGGAGCCTATTTTGCAAACATACACG GAGAGAGCACGATTATCAGGAGGTGACAGTAGTGATCTGTCGATTATTGAAGCTAAACTGGCTTGGATTGTCCATATAATTGCCGCTATAGTCAAAATGAAGCAATGCATTGGTTGCAG TATGGAGTCACAAGAAGTGCTTGATGCAGAACTTTCTGCTCGTGTTCTGCAGTTAATTAATGTGACAGACACTGGGTTGCACAGTCAG AGATACGGTGAACTGAGCAAGCAAAGGCTTGATCGAGCATTACTTACCTTCTTTCAGCACTTCAGAAAGTCTTATGTTGGTGATCAGGCAATGCATTCCTCAAAA CAGTTATACGCCCGGTTGTCTGAGCTTCTCGGAATTCATGATCATTTGTTACTTTTGAATGTGATTATGAGCAAGATTGCTACCAATCTTAAATGCTACACTgag AGTGAAGAAGTCATCGATCACACCTTAAGTTTGTTTTTGGAGCTGGCTTCGGG CTACATGACTGGAAAGCTCCTTTTGAAGTTGGACTCTGTTAAATTCATAATTGCAAATCACACG AGGGAGCACTTTCCATTTTTGGAGGAATACAGATGCTCGCGCAGCAGGACAACGTTCTATTATATTATCGGCTGGCTAATTTTCCTGGAGGATAGCcccttgaaatttaaatcatcgATGGAGCCCCTATTGCAA GTTTTCATAAGCTTGGAATCAACACCTGACTCGATGTTCCGTACAGATGCTGTAAAGTATGCATTGATTGGGTTAATGAGGGATCTGAGAGGAATTGCAATGGCTACAAATAG TCGGAGAACGTATGGGCTTCTTTTTGATTGGCTATATCCAGCTCATATGCCACTTCTTTTGAAAGGCATCTCTCATTGGTCTGATACGCCAGAG GTTACTACCCCAATGTTGAAATTCATGGCTGAGTTTGTGTTGAACAAAGCCCAGCGTCTTACGTTTGATTCATCTTCGCCCAACGGAATACTTCTTTTCCGTGAAGTCAGTAAATTGATTGTAGcctatgggtcaagaatatTGTCCCTCCCAAATGCTGCCGATATATATGCTTTCAAGTACAAGGGGATCTGGATTTCTTTCACTATTCTGTCTAGAG CTCTAGCGGGCAATTATGTCAACTTTGGTGTGTTCGAACTTTATGGTGATAGGGCACTTTCAGATGCACTTGATATAGCCTTGAAGATGACACTTTCAATTCCTCTTGCTGATATCTTAGCATATAGGAAG TTAACAAGAGCCTACTTTGCATTCCTAGAGGTCTTATTCAGCAGCCACATAGTTTTTATTCTGAATCTCGACGCAAGTACCTTCATGCATATTGTTGGTTCACTTGAATCGGGTCTTAAAGGTTTGGATACAAATATCTCATCTCAG TGTGCATCTGCTGTTGATAATTTGGCAGCATTCTACTTCAACAACATCACAATGGGTGAGGCTCCCAATTCAGCTGCTGCAATAAATCTTGCTCGACATATTGCAGATTGCCCAACCTTGTTTCCAGAA ATATTAAAGACTTTGTTTGAGATCGTTTTATTCGAGGACTGTGGAAACCAATGGAGTCTTAGCAGACCAATGCTCAGCTTGATCCTCATCAGTGAGCAA ATATTCTCGGATTTGAAGGCTCAGATTTTGGCATCACAA CTGGTGGATCAGCATCAAAGGCTTTCGCTGTGTTTCGACAAACTGATGGCTGATGTCACTCGAAGCCTAGATTCGAAGAACAGGGATAAGTTCACTCAGAACCTAACTGTTTTCAGGCACGAATTTCGGGTCAAGTAA
- the LOC104454494 gene encoding exportin-7 isoform X1 codes for MESLAQLEALCERLYNSQDSAERAHAENTLKCFSVNTDYISQCQYILDNALTPYALMLASSSLLKQVTEHTLALQLRLDIRNYLINYLATRGPKLQPFVTASLIQLLCRITKFGWFDDDRFRDVVKEATDFLSQATSDHYAIGLKILNQLVSEMNQSNVGLPSTHHRRVACSFRDQSLSQIFQISLTSLHQLKNDVASRLQELALSLTLKCLSFDFVGTSIDESSEEFGTVQIPSSWRMVLEDPSTLQIFFDYYAIGNAPLSKEALECLVRLASVRRSLFTNDAARSKFLAHLMTGTKEILQTGQGLADHDNYHEFCRLLGRFRVNYQLSELVNVEGYGDWIRLVAAFTLKSLQSWQWASSSVYYLLGLWSRLVTSVPYLKGDAPSLLEEFVPKITEGFITSRFDSIQAGFPDDPSENPLDNVELLQDQLDCFPYLCRFQYESSSLYIIQMMEPILQTYTERARLSGGDSSDLSIIEAKLAWIVHIIAAIVKMKQCIGCSMESQEVLDAELSARVLQLINVTDTGLHSQRYGELSKQRLDRALLTFFQHFRKSYVGDQAMHSSKQLYARLSELLGIHDHLLLLNVIMSKIATNLKCYTESEEVIDHTLSLFLELASGYMTGKLLLKLDSVKFIIANHTREHFPFLEEYRCSRSRTTFYYIIGWLIFLEDSPLKFKSSMEPLLQVFISLESTPDSMFRTDAVKYALIGLMRDLRGIAMATNSRRTYGLLFDWLYPAHMPLLLKGISHWSDTPEVTTPMLKFMAEFVLNKAQRLTFDSSSPNGILLFREVSKLIVAYGSRILSLPNAADIYAFKYKGIWISFTILSRALAGNYVNFGVFELYGDRALSDALDIALKMTLSIPLADILAYRKLTRAYFAFLEVLFSSHIVFILNLDASTFMHIVGSLESGLKGLDTNISSQCASAVDNLAAFYFNNITMGEAPNSAAAINLARHIADCPTLFPEILKTLFEIVLFEDCGNQWSLSRPMLSLILISEQIFSDLKAQILASQLVDQHQRLSLCFDKLMADVTRSLDSKNRDKFTQNLTVFRHEFRVK; via the exons ATGGAGAGCTTGGCACAACTAGAGGCGCTGTGCGAGAGGCTGTACAATTCGCAGGACTCAGCTGAACGGGCGCATGCCGAGAACACTCTGAAATGCTTCTCAGTTAACACAGATTACATCTCGCAGTGCCAGTATATCCTTGACAATGCTTTGACCCCTTACGCGTTGATGCTTGCTAGTTCGAGCTTACTGAAGCAAGTCACCGAGCATACCCTTGCTCTACAGCTGCGTCTTGATATCC GAAACTACCTGATTAACTATCTCGCAACCAGAGGACCGAAACTACAGCCTTTTGTAACGGCATCATTGATTCAACTTCTGTGCCGTATAACGAAGTTCGGGTGGTTTGATGATGACAGATTTCGTGACGTGGTGAAAGAAGCAACGGACTTTTTGAGCCAG GCAACATCTGATCATTATGCCATTGGTTTGAAGATATTGAATCAGCTTGTTTCAGAAATGAACCAG TCTAATGTAGGCCTGCCATCAACACACCACAGAAGGGTTGCTTGCTCCTTTAGGGATCAATCACTTTCCCAGATATTCCAGATATCCTTGACATCTCTGCATCAACTGAAAAATGATG TAGCAAGTCGTCTACAAGAGCTAGCACTCTCGCTCACTCTTAAGTGTTTGTCATTTGATTTTGTGGGGACCTCTATTGATGAAAGTTCAGAAGAGTTTGGTACGGTTCAG ATTccatcatcttggaggatggtTTTGGAGGATCCTTCTACTCTCCAGATCTTTTTTGATTATTATGCTATTGGAAATGCTCCTCTTTCAAAAGAG GCACTTGAATGCTTGGTGCGCTTAGCTTCAGTAAGACGTTCTCTGTTTACGAATGATGCGGCTCGTTCCAAGTTCTTGGCGCATCTGATGACGGGAACTAAAGAAATTTTGCAAACAGGACAAG GTCTTGCTGATCATGACAATTACCATGAGTTTTGTCGACTTCTCGGGCGCTTTAGAGTAAATTATCAG TTGTCAGAACTTGTCAATGTGGAAGGCTACGGTGACTGGATACGGTTGGTAGCGGCGTTTACTTTAAAGTCCTTGCAATCTTGGCAG TGGGCTAGCAGCAGTGTATACTACCTTCTGGGATTGTGGTCAAGATTGGTGACATCTGTACCCTACTTGAAGGGTGATGCACCAAGCTTGCTGGAGGAGTTTGTGCCTAAGATCACCGAAGGATTTATTACTTCACGGTTTGATTCCATACAG GCTGGATTTCCAGATGATCCCTCAGAGAACCCATTGGACAATGTTGAACTTCTTCAGGATCAGCTTGACTGCTTCCCTTATCTCTGTAGATTTCAG TATGAGAGCAGTAGTTTGTACATAATACAAATGATGGAGCCTATTTTGCAAACATACACG GAGAGAGCACGATTATCAGGAGGTGACAGTAGTGATCTGTCGATTATTGAAGCTAAACTGGCTTGGATTGTCCATATAATTGCCGCTATAGTCAAAATGAAGCAATGCATTGGTTGCAG TATGGAGTCACAAGAAGTGCTTGATGCAGAACTTTCTGCTCGTGTTCTGCAGTTAATTAATGTGACAGACACTGGGTTGCACAGTCAG AGATACGGTGAACTGAGCAAGCAAAGGCTTGATCGAGCATTACTTACCTTCTTTCAGCACTTCAGAAAGTCTTATGTTGGTGATCAGGCAATGCATTCCTCAAAA CAGTTATACGCCCGGTTGTCTGAGCTTCTCGGAATTCATGATCATTTGTTACTTTTGAATGTGATTATGAGCAAGATTGCTACCAATCTTAAATGCTACACTgag AGTGAAGAAGTCATCGATCACACCTTAAGTTTGTTTTTGGAGCTGGCTTCGGG CTACATGACTGGAAAGCTCCTTTTGAAGTTGGACTCTGTTAAATTCATAATTGCAAATCACACG AGGGAGCACTTTCCATTTTTGGAGGAATACAGATGCTCGCGCAGCAGGACAACGTTCTATTATATTATCGGCTGGCTAATTTTCCTGGAGGATAGCcccttgaaatttaaatcatcgATGGAGCCCCTATTGCAA GTTTTCATAAGCTTGGAATCAACACCTGACTCGATGTTCCGTACAGATGCTGTAAAGTATGCATTGATTGGGTTAATGAGGGATCTGAGAGGAATTGCAATGGCTACAAATAG TCGGAGAACGTATGGGCTTCTTTTTGATTGGCTATATCCAGCTCATATGCCACTTCTTTTGAAAGGCATCTCTCATTGGTCTGATACGCCAGAG GTTACTACCCCAATGTTGAAATTCATGGCTGAGTTTGTGTTGAACAAAGCCCAGCGTCTTACGTTTGATTCATCTTCGCCCAACGGAATACTTCTTTTCCGTGAAGTCAGTAAATTGATTGTAGcctatgggtcaagaatatTGTCCCTCCCAAATGCTGCCGATATATATGCTTTCAAGTACAAGGGGATCTGGATTTCTTTCACTATTCTGTCTAGAG CTCTAGCGGGCAATTATGTCAACTTTGGTGTGTTCGAACTTTATGGTGATAGGGCACTTTCAGATGCACTTGATATAGCCTTGAAGATGACACTTTCAATTCCTCTTGCTGATATCTTAGCATATAGGAAG TTAACAAGAGCCTACTTTGCATTCCTAGAGGTCTTATTCAGCAGCCACATAGTTTTTATTCTGAATCTCGACGCAAGTACCTTCATGCATATTGTTGGTTCACTTGAATCGGGTCTTAAAGGTTTGGATACAAATATCTCATCTCAG TGTGCATCTGCTGTTGATAATTTGGCAGCATTCTACTTCAACAACATCACAATGGGTGAGGCTCCCAATTCAGCTGCTGCAATAAATCTTGCTCGACATATTGCAGATTGCCCAACCTTGTTTCCAGAA ATATTAAAGACTTTGTTTGAGATCGTTTTATTCGAGGACTGTGGAAACCAATGGAGTCTTAGCAGACCAATGCTCAGCTTGATCCTCATCAGTGAGCAA ATATTCTCGGATTTGAAGGCTCAGATTTTGGCATCACAA CTGGTGGATCAGCATCAAAGGCTTTCGCTGTGTTTCGACAAACTGATGGCTGATGTCACTCGAAGCCTAGATTCGAAGAACAGGGATAAGTTCACTCAGAACCTAACTGTTTTCAGGCACGAATTTCGGGTCAAGTAA